One Pirellulales bacterium DNA window includes the following coding sequences:
- a CDS encoding DUF2309 domain-containing protein, which yields MSSSAATDGRYRVLREAIERAAHLLPAQGPITVFIHHNTLHAFEDLPFDQALEHGTQIFGGEPYLPESSYRDALTAGRIRADDLWAVLEDDLGISAVDGVARLVSRIDLRLAMLQYPLRSGPAEELSWFVAMTDALQRVSPMASVAVKQKLIAETRRWVMRDLRGRNGTTVARRQPDWVNALFEKFGESRIESWSAETWEAVALEALWHVCREGVQAVPEFTEAPSIPLRHRDLLLQMTGIDIDLLVNPILIRFSAAFVDQGVAHWVLPDREKGFFQAFASLYRKRASPVPWLRRLAREMARLQDAQTSALDSILESLAALGVPESAWDTFLEETLLSLRGWAGIIQQIEIRGDRVPHAIPAGTLTEFLAVRLLLERFALIDASQQTLGYTGPLASLRAELRKRCPRSAPSSEQQRAFSVFELAQVLGWPPDRLLRRTAEEWADLIREIEAFGGIQRRRALHAAYEKRFREQALDALALHAPQPAPATPRFQVITCLDEREESFRRHLEEAASDCETFSAAGFFGVAMYYRGSADAHFVPLCPIVIQPRHYVEERSDDAVPDAHRRRQARRLMGTVFHNIHRGTRGILTGAFLTAALGVLATIPLIARTLSPRLAAGIRARLARFVHPPRTRLGLERSAGTPGSQGEHLGYTSDEMTDLAERQLRDIGLLQNFSRLVLFIGHGSRSMNNPHASAYDCGACGGSAGGANARAIAAMLNDGRVRAGLAHRGLVIPADTWFLGALHNTCDETLRVFDEDLLPGTHRADLDYARTAIEQALGGNAHERCRRFESAPLTLTFAGAREHVENRSEDLAQVRPEMGHATNAICIVGRRQRTRGLFLDRRAFLVSYDPTRDDAEATILARVLAAAVPVCAGISLEYYFCRVDSTGWGCGTKLPHNITSLVGVMDGAASDMRTGLPWQMVEIHEPMRLLIVVETTPAVIVNLMSRNAAIDRLVRNRWVRLAVLDPHSSRIELFEYRKFFPYQPVAERLPTAESSVDWYRGWRDHLEFAEVGKCYQSHKVVEV from the coding sequence ATGAGCAGCTCCGCCGCCACGGATGGCCGTTATCGAGTGCTGCGAGAGGCAATCGAGCGGGCCGCGCATTTGCTTCCTGCACAGGGCCCCATCACGGTCTTCATCCACCATAATACGTTACACGCCTTTGAGGATTTGCCGTTCGACCAGGCGCTCGAACATGGTACCCAGATATTCGGCGGCGAGCCCTATCTTCCGGAATCCAGCTATCGTGATGCGCTTACGGCCGGGCGCATCCGGGCCGACGATTTGTGGGCGGTGCTCGAGGACGATCTCGGGATAAGCGCGGTCGATGGCGTAGCCCGATTAGTCAGCCGGATCGACCTTCGGCTCGCCATGCTCCAATACCCGCTACGGTCCGGGCCAGCGGAGGAACTCTCTTGGTTCGTCGCGATGACCGACGCACTGCAGCGCGTCAGTCCGATGGCGTCCGTTGCCGTCAAGCAGAAATTGATCGCCGAGACTCGGCGGTGGGTGATGCGCGATCTTCGCGGTCGCAACGGAACTACCGTCGCGCGCCGCCAACCTGACTGGGTGAACGCACTTTTCGAGAAATTCGGCGAGTCGAGAATCGAAAGTTGGTCGGCGGAGACGTGGGAAGCCGTTGCGCTTGAAGCACTTTGGCATGTCTGTCGCGAAGGCGTCCAGGCGGTGCCCGAATTCACGGAGGCTCCGTCGATTCCGCTGCGGCACCGCGATCTACTTCTGCAAATGACCGGCATCGACATCGACTTGCTCGTGAACCCGATTCTTATTCGCTTCTCCGCCGCCTTCGTCGATCAAGGAGTGGCGCATTGGGTGCTCCCGGACCGCGAGAAGGGGTTTTTCCAGGCATTCGCATCGCTCTACCGGAAGCGGGCCTCGCCGGTACCGTGGCTGCGGCGACTTGCCCGCGAGATGGCTCGACTACAAGACGCGCAGACCAGCGCCCTGGACTCAATTCTCGAGTCGCTTGCGGCACTTGGCGTTCCGGAATCCGCGTGGGATACATTTCTCGAGGAAACGTTGCTCTCGCTTCGGGGCTGGGCCGGCATCATTCAGCAGATCGAGATCCGTGGCGACCGTGTCCCACATGCGATTCCGGCGGGCACCCTGACGGAATTCCTCGCGGTTCGCCTGTTGTTGGAACGTTTCGCGCTAATTGACGCTTCGCAACAAACACTCGGCTATACCGGCCCTCTCGCATCGCTGAGGGCCGAACTCCGCAAGCGCTGTCCTCGTTCGGCTCCGTCAAGCGAACAGCAGCGGGCATTCAGTGTTTTCGAGCTTGCGCAGGTCCTCGGCTGGCCGCCCGACAGGCTCCTTCGCAGAACAGCCGAGGAATGGGCGGACCTGATTCGTGAGATCGAAGCGTTCGGCGGTATTCAACGGCGTCGCGCCTTGCATGCGGCATACGAGAAGCGATTCCGCGAACAGGCCTTGGACGCACTCGCGCTCCACGCGCCGCAACCAGCGCCGGCCACACCCCGTTTCCAGGTAATCACCTGCCTGGATGAGCGGGAGGAGTCTTTTCGCCGGCACCTGGAGGAAGCGGCCTCGGACTGTGAGACATTCAGCGCCGCCGGGTTTTTCGGCGTAGCGATGTACTATCGCGGCAGTGCCGACGCTCACTTCGTGCCACTTTGTCCCATCGTTATTCAACCCAGGCACTATGTCGAAGAGCGCTCCGACGACGCGGTGCCGGATGCCCACAGGCGCCGTCAGGCGCGGCGGCTGATGGGAACCGTCTTTCACAACATTCATCGGGGCACCCGTGGAATCTTGACGGGAGCATTCTTGACCGCAGCACTCGGAGTGTTGGCAACGATTCCTTTAATTGCCCGCACGCTTTCACCGCGACTTGCCGCCGGTATCCGTGCACGACTGGCGCGCTTCGTCCATCCGCCGCGTACGCGCCTTGGCCTGGAACGAAGCGCAGGCACCCCGGGCTCGCAGGGTGAGCACTTGGGATATACCTCGGATGAAATGACCGATCTCGCGGAACGACAGCTTCGCGACATCGGACTGCTTCAGAACTTTTCCCGGTTGGTGCTTTTCATTGGCCACGGGTCGCGGAGCATGAATAACCCACACGCGTCGGCCTACGATTGCGGTGCCTGCGGCGGTTCGGCGGGGGGGGCCAATGCCCGCGCGATCGCGGCGATGTTGAACGACGGTCGAGTTCGAGCCGGCTTGGCACATCGCGGGTTAGTCATCCCCGCCGATACCTGGTTCCTGGGCGCCCTCCACAATACCTGTGATGAAACCCTCAGGGTCTTCGACGAGGACCTGTTGCCCGGAACTCATCGCGCCGATTTGGACTATGCGCGTACCGCGATTGAGCAGGCGCTCGGCGGAAATGCCCACGAGCGTTGCAGGAGATTCGAGTCGGCCCCCCTGACGCTGACGTTTGCCGGCGCCAGGGAACACGTCGAGAATCGATCCGAGGACCTGGCCCAGGTCCGCCCCGAGATGGGTCATGCGACCAATGCTATTTGCATTGTCGGACGGCGGCAGCGAACCCGCGGCCTGTTTCTCGATCGCCGCGCATTTCTCGTCTCCTACGACCCGACGCGTGATGATGCGGAGGCAACAATATTGGCTCGCGTTTTGGCCGCCGCCGTGCCTGTTTGCGCCGGAATAAGCCTCGAATATTACTTCTGTCGCGTGGATTCGACCGGATGGGGCTGCGGGACGAAGCTCCCGCACAACATCACATCACTTGTCGGTGTGATGGACGGCGCGGCCAGCGACATGAGAACAGGGCTGCCCTGGCAGATGGTCGAGATTCACGAACCGATGCGGTTATTGATCGTGGTCGAGACGACGCCAGCGGTGATCGTCAACCTCATGTCTCGCAACGCTGCCATCGACCGGCTGGTTCGGAACCGCTGGGTACGGCTGGCGGTGCTCGATCCGCACTCTTCCCGCATCGAGCTATTTGAATATCGCAAGTTCTTTCCGTACCAACCCGTTGCCGAGCGTCTGCCGACGGCCGAATCATCCGTGGACTGGTATCGCGGTTGGCGTGACCATCTGGAGTTCGCGGAAGTCGGGAAATGCTACCAGTCCCATAAGGTCGTGGAAGTCTGA
- a CDS encoding metalloregulator ArsR/SmtB family transcription factor has product MRRFKAEVFQALAHPTRVAIVEHLQQGELSVGQLCEKIAIEQANASQHLAILRNKHIVQTRKAGNQIFYRLRDPAFGKILTALREYFLAQATDTLELLRKEQLEAKRLLDRPAASAPRARRRDKR; this is encoded by the coding sequence ATGCGCCGATTCAAGGCCGAGGTCTTTCAGGCCTTGGCACACCCGACGCGTGTGGCCATTGTCGAGCATCTCCAGCAAGGCGAACTATCCGTTGGTCAACTGTGCGAAAAGATCGCCATCGAGCAAGCTAATGCGTCCCAGCATCTCGCGATCCTCCGGAACAAGCACATCGTCCAGACTCGGAAGGCAGGAAATCAAATCTTCTACCGACTTCGCGACCCGGCGTTTGGGAAGATACTGACGGCTTTGCGGGAGTATTTCCTGGCGCAGGCAACCGACACATTGGAACTACTGCGAAAGGAACAGCTTGAGGCAAAAAGGCTTCTGGACCGGCCGGCCGCTTCCGCGCCTCGTGCTCGGCGGAGAGACAAGCGATGA